The Spiroplasma culicicola AES-1 genomic sequence AGAAGAACTAAATAAAGTTCAAAGAAAAGAACAAAAATTGGCATATAAAAAAGAAAAACATCAATTGTACTTAGAATTTAAAAATGCTAAAAAAGCAATTAAGGTTGAAATTACAAAAGTTTCAAAACAAAATAACTACTTAAAAGAAGTTATGGCCTATACTTTTAAATATGCAATTATTAGATCATTATTAGTGGGTGCAATTTATACAGTTGTTGCCTTATTGTTATCAATAACTTTAACTCCAATTATTTCATTTGGGTTAAGCGTAATTATTTCTGTTGTATCTGCAAGTTTAGTGGTATTATTCATATGTATTCCTGTATGAATTTGACTTGAACAAATTAGAATTAGAAATAATTTATCAAGAAAACGTTTTATTAATGGTTTAAAAGTAACAGGAGAAGAACAAATTATTGAAGGAATCAATGATTAATTGTTGAGAAGGGTTAACAAAGATGGACTTAAAAAAATATATATATGATGTTGAAAATTTTCCTATTGAAGGAGTAACTTTTAAAGATATAACTCCACTATTAAATGATGCCCAAGCATTTAAATATAGTGTTGATCAAATGGTTGAATATGTAAAGGAAAAAGGAGCAAATGTAATTGTGGCTCCTGAAGCACGTGGGTTTTTATTTGCAAGTGCTGTTGCTTATGCAGCTGGTTGTCGTTTTGTATTGGTTAGAAAACCTGGAAAACTTCCAAGAGAAGTTAAAGATGTTGAATATGAATTAGAATATGGAAAAGGTCACATTCAAATTCATAAAGATGATTTAAAAAAAGGTGATAAAGTTGTAATAGTTGATGATGTTCTTGCAACTGGGGGAACTATGAAAGCAATTATTGAACTTGTTAAAGAAGATGAAGCCAATATTAATGGAATTGTTTTCTTAGCTGATTTATCTTTCTTACATGAACCAGAGCTATTTGAAGAGTATGATCCAAGAAGTTTATTAACATATTAAAAAATATTTCCCTTACTAGAAAATTCTTCTAGTGGGAAATATTTTTTTTGTAGATTATGAGTTGTGTTAAGTGTTGATATTTGTTTTAATATAAGTGAGATTTATGATGGCACAAAATATAATAGATAAATGAAGAATTTTAATGAGACAACTTTTATAGTTTAAAATGTGGTTAAAGGCAAAAGATATTAATAAAATAGGTCATGTTTAAAATATAAGAAAATAATAGTTTTTTAAATTAAAAATAAATATTAAATATAAACTTTTATGTGTTGTAATTTTAATATTTAGTTATATAATTATACTGGTTTTGGATAGGTTCCAAAACCAGTATAAAAGGAATGCAGTAAGATATGCAAGTTATATAATAATATAGCAATATGTGAAATATCAATCAAGTTACTGGTATCACTTTTAATTAGTTAATGAATTTCAAAATAATGCATTTAAAGAGTTTTAATTGTAGATTAATTAAAACGAAATTAACCGTTGGATAAGTAAAATAATTTTTATATCTAATTTTCTATTTATTAGAGTTAGAATTTAAAAATGAAAATCTTATTTATGGGAGTTGTGTTTTTAACTTAATTATTTTTATTTTAAATTTAATTAAGTTGCTATTGTTTTTTTAACTGAAAATATTAAGCTTTTGTTTAATATTAACTTGTTTAATAACAAAACAACTATTTCTAAGTATTATTTGATCTATTTTGATTAATTTACTTAATAGAAATTGAATAATTTATAAAGGTTTAAATTTTATAATTTAAACATACCCACTTTTTAGGTTATAGCCATTTACAAGATTGATGTTTCTATGTCAAAGTCATAGTCATCATCTCGCAAATTCGCAAGAATATCAGATAATGTCAAACTATACTGTGTACAAACCTTATTAAAGTCCAGAAATATATATTCAATGTTATTTCATTGTGGTGATGAATAATTAATTTGTCGTATTCTTACTGTCAATTTGCTACATTACCACATAGAAAGTTATATTGAAATCAAAAAATAATAGATAATTTAATCATAAAAACCTAAAATTACTAAAGTCATTTCTGCCTTTCTTTGACTTTGGTATAAATTAAAAATTGTAGAAAATACCCACTTAAATAATTTTTAAAAATAAAACTCATATACTTATAAATAAAAAAATAATGATAATATTTCATAAATTCTTTCGAAGTCGATTATATAGATGCTTAAATAAATTTAATGTTTTCAAGTTTTAAGTTTACGATTTTAGAATTTATACATTGAGTAAAATTGGTTTCATTTTGAGCTTTGAAACTAATTTTAGAGAATAAGACTATATTGTTTATTTAAACCGTTTGTAAATAAATACTAATCTGGACTTTAGTCGTAACCACCTTTTAACCCTGAAAAGGTGGTTTTTATTTAGAAAAAATAAAAAGATGTAGAATTTATCTACATCTTTTTTTAATCTTGATCAATTAATCCTGCTTCATATAATTTTTTAAAATGACCAGGTGTATTTTTTAATTGACTAAATGTTCCTTGTTGAACAATACCTTTTCCATTTGCTCCTAAAACTAAGATTTCATCTGCATTTTTAATTGTTGAAAGTCTATGAGCAATAGAAACTGTTGTTCTACCTTTCATTAAAGAATCAAGTTTTGCTTGAATTTCTTTTTCAACAATGTTGTCTAATGCACTTGTTGCTTCATCAAGAATTAATATTTTTGGATTTTTTAAAAACATTCTTGCAATAACAAGTCTTTGTTTTTGTCCTCCAGATAACATGAATCCACGTTCTCCTAAAATTGTGTCATAACCTTCAGGCCAAGTCATCACCAAGTCGTGAAGTTCAGCTTTTTTACATGCTTCAATTACTTCTTCATTACTTGTTTCAAATTTTCCATATCTAACGTTTTCATACACATCTCCAAATAAAATTTGGGGATCTTGTTCAACGTATCCAATATGTTTTAAATAACTTGCTAGATTTAAATCTTTTAAATCATGTTTTTGGTTAATAATAATTTGTCCAGCACTTGGATCATAAAATCTTAATAATAGTTTTGCAATTGTTGATTTTCCACTTCCAGTTTCACCAACAAAGGCATAACTTTTTCCTTGTTTAAATGTAAAATCAAATTTTGGTAAAACCATTTTTTCTGGTTTTTCTGGATATCTAAATTCAACGTCTTTAAAGATAATATCTCCAGTAATTTGTTCAATTTGTTCACCATCAAAGTAATGAGGATTCATAATTGAAGGTGAATTGATAGTTTGATTTACTCTTGAAGCACTAACTGTTGCTTGTCCTAGACCAAATAATGCATTCATTATTTGGAATAATGGACTAATCATAATTCCTTGTGCTAAAGTAAATGCTGTAAAAGTTGTTTGGAAAAAATCTGCTGCTTTTGCTTGTTCATTTCCAAATATTAACATCGCCCCAATAATTGTTGAAAATTGTAATGCAAAGATTCCACCTCACATTGTTGTTAACATTAATGCTTGAATTTTACCAACTGTAATTGCTTTTTTATAATATTCTTTATGAACATTAATAAATCTTTCAGTTTCATAGTTTTCTGTTCCACTTGATTTAATTAATCTAACAGTGGCAACTCTATCTGTTACATTACCATTAATATCGGTAATTACTTCTCTTACTTTTATTGTTTTTCTTTTTGTAATAACAAAGAAGATACTCATAATACCAATAATAGTAAAGAATGCAGCAAGAGGTACAAATGCTAGATTTCAAGATAGAATAAACATTATTGTTGTACTACCAATTATTTCAAAGAATGATATACCAAATTGTAGGGGAACTTGCACTGCTTGGTCTCCTACAATTTGTGTATCTGAAATAATTTTAGTTAGGATTTCTCCAATTTTTTTATCAGAATAGTAAGAAATATCTTGTCTTACCAATGTTTCTAAACAGCGGTTACGTAAACTTATTTCAATTTTTTTACCCATTTTATATGCAAAGTAATCATATAAGAAAGATAAAACACAATAAGTTGCAATTATTGCTATTGCTATGTAAATCAATGTAGATCAATGAAGACCTCAATACCCAAGAGTTGCAGGTGCTGAAGCTTCAGGATCAATTCCAGCTACTTCTTCCATAATTGAAAGTGTCATTTGTAATGTTAATAATGGTAACATTACAAATGACACTTTCAATAGTTATACATAAAACAAGCATTGTCAGTGACAATACTCATTCCTTAGCATAATAGTGAATAATTGTTGGCAATAATCCGCCTTTAAATTTAATTTTTTTGTCTTTTTTTGTCATTCGAATCTTAACTCCTTTTAAATTGTAAATATAATTAGAAATTAAGGCCAGTTAATAAATTGGAATCAATAAAAAACATTTAAATTTATTTCTTAAACAACTTTAATAAATATTAAATAATTTTCATTAAAACCCCCTTTAATGAATTAATTCTAACATTTAAAAAAATTAAAGTCCAATAGTTTATTAATTTTGTCATTAATTTTGGTTTCAAGATAATGCTAAAAGAAAATTTAAGTGTTAAAATTGAAAATAAGGTAAATATTTTAAAATATTTACATTTTTTAGAAGGGTAATATTAATATGAATAGAGTTTCAAAAACATTAAGCCATATTGGATCATACTTTATGCTTGCTTCATTAGTACCAATCATGATAATTGCAGTATTTATGATGAGTGTACATAAATTAGCTGTTACTGGATTTGCTGCCTTAAAAGATGTTGGAGAATGATTAAATTCTCTTTCTGGTGAGGCTCTAATGGCAATTGCTTCAATTGGAGTTAGTATTTTTATTTTTACATTAATCATTTTTGGAGTAATTACATTTTTCCTAATTTTTATAAATTCACGTAAAGCTTATAAACAAAGAATTGGCTATTTTGTAGGAATATTTTTTGGAATAATTTTAGTAATAGCTACATTATTGCCATTAATTATTGTTTCTTCAACAGTTAATGAAGGAGTATGAACATTAATGATGGGAATGTTATTTATTTTTGCAGGTTTAAGTGGTATAACAATTGCAACTGGTTCAATATTTGGGATCTTTGCAGCCAAAACTTTAAAAGAAGAAATTGAAATTAAAACTAAAAAATAAATCATATACTTTTAATTATGTAAAAAAGTATATGATTTTTTTATATGTATTTTAAAATTTTTTTCTCTTTTTAACTTCTTTCTTTATTTCTAATATGATAGTAAAGTATTTATGAAAGAGAGCACAAATAAATTATTATGCCCTAAGGATTTTTAACTACATCAGGAGTTGCTGCAACTACAATTTGTGACGAGGGAATAAAAGAATTAAACAAACAAGATAGGTTAATAAAAATAAACGTAGTTGGAAGTTAATATATAGACTCTAATTATTTTTGAAAAATTTATGGTTGGTAGGGAGGGTTTAAGAAAGAAAGGTATTTTATAGATGTTTAAATTATTAACAATTTTGGGTAGTGTTGCGTTAGGTGCTCCAAGCATTATTAATGTGGCAGTAAACATTAATGAAGAAATTGATCAAAATAGAATTTCAAATACTCAAATAATTTCATCACTTGATGAAAAAGGAAATTTATATTTTGAAAATATAAATGAAAATAGTAATGAACTAAATTCAATGTATAAAAGAAGTATTTTAACTAATTTATCTTGAAATTTCTATGACTTTGCATATAGTAATGAATTTATTTATGAATTTTATGAAGGTAAGGGTATAAATGTACTTAATTCTAAAATTAGAATATCAAATATTGATGGTAAAGAAATTGATACTTTAAAAGTAACTTATAATAAGCCAACATTTATACAAAGTGTAGAAGTTATTGGAGAAATAATATATTTTGTTACATATTCTTTTAATGTTGAAGGAGCATCATGAAATTTATGATCAATTGAAGAAAATAAACTAAATGATTTAGGAGTTTTAGATTTTGGTAGAAATATATTGACTCAAAATTTAACGCTTTTAAATTATAATAATCAATTATTAATAAATACAATTGATGAATTGCCACAGACAGGTAATACATATCTATATCGATATACAAAAGAAAATAACTTAGAGTTAATGTCTCAAATTTTAGATGCAGCAAGAAGAACAGATTGAAATCAAGAATATACAATATTTAATGGAAATTTATATATACAATTTTCTGATGGTTTATATAAATTTGAAGATAAAGGAAGTTACTTTGAATATCATAATTTTGAATTCAATTATCCAGAAAATTTAATTTCAACTGAAGAAAAAATATATTTTACAATTGATAATATAACTGAAGAAGGCGAAATTATAGGTGAAATATTTATGTCATTTGATGGAACTATATTTAAAGAAGAATTTATAACAGAACATGATGATATCAATTCTTTAATTACATATGACAATGTTAATTTCTATATAACTTCTTATTTAAATAATGAAATTAATAAATATAATATTGATTCAAATCAGCTTGAATATGTTGCAAATTTAAAAGGTGATGAAATTGCAAAAGTAAAAAATGTTTTTATAAACTAAAAATATTTAAGATAAATAAATTATTATAGACAATATGATAAAAACCCCTTAATTTAAGGGGTTTTTAAAATTTGATTTGATTCATTACAACCCTTATGGTTGAGTAGTATTTTTAATAGATAAATGATATTATAAAAAAAGAACTATTTTTTTATATGGGAGGTGTATATGATGACTGGTGAAATCCAAACTTTTAATTATGTTGAATGTCGTGACGTTGAAATTTTAATTAAAGAAATGAAAAAATATATTAAAAATGAAAAATCAATTGAAGAAGTACGTCAAGCATATTATTTTGCCGAAGATAAACATAAGGAACAAAAGCGTAAAAATGGAGATCCATTTATTATTCACCCACTATCTTCAGCTTATTATTTGGCTCAATGAAGAATGGGACCAAAAACAATTATTGCTGGTCTTTTACATGACGTAATTGAAGATACACCTGTAACTTTTGATGAAATTGAAGAGTTATATGGAACTGATGTGGCTGATATTGTTGAAGCGGTTACAAAGGTGAGCTATTTTACAAAGGAAAATCGAGCACAAATGAAAGCTCAATACTTACGTAAATTATTCTTATCAATGATTCGCGATATTAGAGTTATTATTGTAAAAATTGCTGATAGAATGCATAACTTATTAACTTTAAAATACATGAAACCCGAAAAACAAAAGATAATTGCAAAAGAAACTTTAGAAATTTATTCAACAATTGCTCACAGAATTGGGATGAAATCTGCTAAAAATATTTTAGAGGATTACAGTTTTGAATTTTTAGATCCAGAAGAATATCATAGAATTATTGCTTTACTTGAAGAAGATAAAGAAGCAAGATATCAAATTATTAATGATATTATTCAAGAAATTAATAGCAAAATTGAAACTGATGGTTCAGTTGGTTCTGCAAGTGTTTATGGGCGATCAAAAACAATTTATTCAATTTATCGTAAAATGAATGTTTTTGGAAAATCATTTCAAGATATTAATGACATTTTAGCAATTCGTATAATTACTGGAACAATTGATGATTGTTATCGTATTTTAGGGTGAATTCACCAAATGTATACACCATTATCTGGAAGATTTAAAGACTATATTGCAACTCCAAAAAATAACTTGTATCAATCACTACATACAACACTAGCAAATAAAGATGGAATTATTTTTGAAGTTCAAATTAGAACAAAAGATATGGATGATATTGCCGAACATGGTGCTGCTGCTCACTGAAAATATAAAGAAGGTGAAGGTTCAGTTGATATTGCAACAAAACAAAGAGAGATTGACAAAAAAGTTGATATGTTTACAAGATTGATGAATCTTGAAAAGTTAGCAGTTGATGGTGAACAAAGTGAATATGAAATGGATGTTGATTCATTAGAACAAGAAATTGAAGAAACAGTTAAATCAGATTATTTAACTGCTATGATTTATATCTTAACACCTGATGGACAAGTTGTTACTTTACCATTTGGTTCTTCAGTTTTAGACTTTGCTTATAAAATTCACACAGATGTAGGACATCGCACAATTGGGGCTAAAATTAATGGGGTATTTTCTCCATATAATACAACTTTGAACTCTGGAGAAATGGTTGAAATTCAAACTTCAAACGATACTGAGCCTCAAGATAAGTGATTGCGATTTGTAAGAACTTCAACTGCAAGAAAAGCAATTGAAAACTTCTTAGCAATCAAGAAAAAAGAAGAAGACAAAAAAGAAGAAATTACTAATCAAAAAATGATTAGAACTACTAAAAAAGAAATTGAACGCTATATTATAGCTCACAATTTAAAATGACAAGTTAACTCTTTTGAAGAAATGCAAAAGAAATTAAAAGTTTTAGATTATAAAAACATTGATGAATTCTTATTGTCGGTTGCAAAAGGTGACTTTACAATTCCTGAAGCAGTTGATGTTGTATATGTTTCAAAAGAAAACTTAACAGACATTGAAACAATTAATGATATGAAAACTCGTAAATACAAATCAAATTTAGGTAGAGATGATTTAAGAATTAATGGGATGGAAAAAGTTAGTTGTTCAATTGCACAATGTTGTTTTCCAATTCCAGTTGAAAATGTAACAAGTTTCTTATCAAAAACTAAGGGTATTCAAGTACATAGAAGTGAATGTGTCAATATTGTCAACATTCGTAAAGTTAGAAACTTATTACCAACTGAATGAATTGTTAAAAATACAAAAGATAAAAGATATAATACAAAAATTAGATTCTTAACATATGATCGTCCAGGAATTTTAATGGATGTTATTAATGTTTTTTCTTCAAAACGAATAAATATTGCTGAAGCCAAAATTATTACAAGTGAAGAAGACTTTATGGGTAAAGGAAGTATGATTATTGAAACTGAGGGAGTTGAACAACTAAACTCAACTTTAAAAACACTTTCTGAAGTTCCAGGAGTTGTAAAAGTTACAAGAGCTTTAACTTCAGGAGATAATTTTGAATAATAGAACCTTTTAAATGGTTCTATTTTTTTATCTTTTTTTGTTAAACTAAATTTATGAAAACAAAAATCACAATTAAAGATATTACATTAACAGGATTGTTAACAGCATTAATGGTTAGTGTAGCTTTACCATCATACTTTTTAGCTGGAATTTTAAATAAGTCAATATTTCAATTAAGTGACATTATTTTCTTTTGTTTATTATCAACAATTAGTTTAAAAATTTTGTCAGTTAGTTCATTAAGCGCCACAATTTTAATTGATTTATTTTTTGGAGGATTAATTTATATACCATTTTCAATCATAATTAAAGTTTTAATTTTTTTAACTGTATATATATTTAAAAATTATTTAAAGTGAAAAATAGTTTTTATTATTCCAATTGCGTATTTACATGTTTTTTGATATGTATTAGTAGCCTATATTTTATTTGATTCTTCAGTTGTGATGGTTGAATTTATTACAGATATTATTCAATATAGTGTAACTGTGTTTGGCGCTATTTTAATATGTTCATCAATTCAATTAAAAGCATACCTTAAAAATAAAAATGAAAATATTGCTTCAAATTAATAAAAAATTTTTGAAAATAATGGTATTATAAGCAAGGAACTTGAGAATTGCTTATTTTTTAAACAACTTCAGGTTCATTTAAATGGATTTAGAGTGTTAATGTAAATATTTAAGTTAGTGGAAAATATTTAAATTGTGGGAAATTTGAATATTACTTTTATTTCAAAAAAATGCTATTGTTAAAGAAACTTGTTAAACATACTACATTTATACTCTAAATTGAGTTGTAAAAATAGAAACTTATTGTTTCTATTTTTATTTATTTGAAACTAAAAAACTCATCCCATCAAAATTTTGAATAATTTCTTTTTTAGTTTAATGTTAAAATTATTATGAAAGTTTTACTTACTTTAATTAAGTTGGTAGGGTGGGTATGTTGAAAGAAAGGTTAAATGTATGAAAAAATGTTAAGTTTGTTAGCGGTGACTTCTTTAGTTATTTCTACTACATCACAGCTTGTTTTTAATAATATTGATGTATATTATTCTTTACCTCAACAAAAACTTGAAGATATTGAACGAGCAATTGAATCAAAAACTGTTGCAATAAATTATAAAGATAGTTTAGGTTTATGAGCTGATGCAGGAAAATCACCTTGGGTTTGAGTTGAAACTTATAAAACTATTTCACATAACAGTTTTTCAATAGATCTTTATGATTATATTTCACAAGAAGTAATATTAGAAAATACTTATTTGGAATTTGACATAAGTAGTACAGAAGTAAAAAGTAGTAATGCTCCTGCTTCTAGTTTTGCTGATGGAGATAAAATTTTAACAATAAAATGACAAGACTTAAAAGAAAATCAAGATAATTATTTTTCTTCAGGTTGAACACAGGATTCTCGAAAACATGGAGATGGTATAAGAGGCAAAGCGGAATTCAAAATTATTAAAAGTGGAAGTAAAATATCATGAAATACTGAAATTACTAACTTTGCGTATAATACTGGAAATGGTAATATTAATACTGCAGGTAAAGGGTCAGTTTATTTTGGTCTTGATAATGTAAAAATAAATTATGTAGTATAGTAGTTAATTTAAAAACTAAACTATTTGTTTAGTTTTTATTATAAAGGAGAACACTATAAATGATCTGTTTAAATGGGATAAATAAAAAGATTAAAAATAAGAATATATTAGAAGATGTTACATTTACAATTAAAGAAAATGAAATAACAGCTTTTGTTGGTGATAATGGAGCTGGAAAGACAACGACAATTAAAGCAATATTTGGTGAGGTTAAGATTGATAGCGGAACTATAATTTTTGAAGATATTGATAAGAATAAAGATGTTGCATTTTTTCCTGATTCAAATAATTTATCGTTAAATATAACCTTATATGAATATTTATATTATTTATCAAAATTATACAAAATAGAATCTGAATTAATTTCTTCAAAAATTATAGAAATTTTAGAATTATTAGCTTTGAAAGAGTATTCTAAAAATATTATAAAAACTCTTTCAGCAGGACAAAAGAAAAGAATTATTTTAGCAGGAATAATTCTTCAAAAGCCTAAGGTAATTATTTTTGATGAGCCAACATCTAATCTTGATGTTCAAGGAAGAGTAGAATTGCTTAGTTTAATTAAAAAAATGAATGAAGAATTAAAAATAACAATTATGATTACATCTCATATTATAGATGAGTTAGATGAAATAGCACAAAACTTAATAATAATAACCTCAGGAAAAATTGTATATGATTCAAAATTAAAAGAGAATGAGAAAATAATTGATATATACAGTAAATATGCAAATAAAAAAGTTATTGATAGTAATGAATTAATTAAAAAAATGAAGGGTGATTATTAGATATGTTTTTATTAAATATTCGTTGACTTTGAAAAAATAAAATTGTATTTTGATTATCAATAACATTATTAGTAACTTCTCTTATAATGGGGGGAATTTTATCTATTGTTTCAATGCAAACCACAACTCCTGAGCAATCAAGTTTTTTGGAATTTGCAAAAGTTTTAGAATTTGTATTTTTAACTGTAGTTTGATCACTATTAATAGTTACTGCGGTTGTTAGTTTATTTTCAGGCCAAATTAATAATGGAATTCATAATTTAGAAATAAGACTTGGTTATAAAACAAGTACGTCATTTTTTTACAGAATTTTATCATTGTATATTTATACATATATATTCTTTTTAATTACATTTCTTATTAAAGTATTATGTTTAACTATTCCCAATGATTTTGGTTATAATTTTAGTTACACAATATTATTAGGGAATTATTCTTTTATATTTTTATTGGTAAGTCTACTAATAATAATAACTTTATTTTTTGACTTATTAATTAAAGGTATTCTATCAATAATAATTGTATGAACAGTTTCAATTTTTATTATTCTATCGCCCATTATAAATATGTTTACATTTGTAAATTTACAATCTTCAAAAGAAAATTATTCATATGATGTTTTACGAACAAATAAGATTGAATATTGAAAAATTCAATCTAATGATTTAAAAAATATTCTGGACAATGATTTACAATCATGACAAGAAGATTATTTTGAATATATAACAGAATTTAGTCAAATATCGGCAAATAATATTTATGCTGGTGATGTATTAAAAGATAGTGAGATATTAGAAGGCAATAAAATTTATGATTTGTTGCTTAAAATTAATGATGCTTCAAAAGTTTTAAATAATAGTGAATGTAATTATGATGATTTTGGTTTTTTTACTAGAGTTATTAGTAAAAAAGAATGTTCTTTAACTTATGGTTATAAGCAAATGATTAATTATGAAAATTTCTCTTCTACAGAAAAACAAATAATTAATAGTTATATTAAAAACACAAAACTGTTTCAAAATAATATTTATGGTTCTTTAAATAGTCTATTGGCAGATGAAAGTATTTCTCTAAGTCAAGAAAAATGAGAAAAAATATTTATTGGAAGTAATTTATATGAAAATGGTTATTCTTCAATTCTTTTGGGATATACTATAAATTCATTTATTAATACATTTGCATTACAATTTAATACTTTTAGATATATTAAAGATGAACTTAATACTATTGAAGAATATAAATTTCTAGAGTTTTTACCTTTTTATCAGATTACAAAACTTTCAAATGGAAAATCAAATAATTCTGATTTAACAGCATATTATTCAATTTATTTTGGTATCTATAAAGTATTGCCAAATAGAATATTAACTTATAAATTAGATAATGATGAACTTATGGAATTTTATTCTTCTGATAGAATTAATTGAAATACTTCTTCATTAGAATCGATGCAAGCACCAACATTCGAAAATGGAGAATTAATATTGAGAGATAAAGATATAATATGAGATTATGTCCAAAGCAGTTTTAAAAATAATATTGATTATGTTTTTCTATTTTTTATTTATTTACTTATACCTTTAGTT encodes the following:
- a CDS encoding ABC transporter ATP-binding protein, which encodes MLPLLTLQMTLSIMEEVAGIDPEASAPATLGYWGLHWSTLIYIAIAIIATYCVLSFLYDYFAYKMGKKIEISLRNRCLETLVRQDISYYSDKKIGEILTKIISDTQIVGDQAVQVPLQFGISFFEIIGSTTIMFILSWNLAFVPLAAFFTIIGIMSIFFVITKRKTIKVREVITDINGNVTDRVATVRLIKSSGTENYETERFINVHKEYYKKAITVGKIQALMLTTMWGGIFALQFSTIIGAMLIFGNEQAKAADFFQTTFTAFTLAQGIMISPLFQIMNALFGLGQATVSASRVNQTINSPSIMNPHYFDGEQIEQITGDIIFKDVEFRYPEKPEKMVLPKFDFTFKQGKSYAFVGETGSGKSTIAKLLLRFYDPSAGQIIINQKHDLKDLNLASYLKHIGYVEQDPQILFGDVYENVRYGKFETSNEEVIEACKKAELHDLVMTWPEGYDTILGERGFMLSGGQKQRLVIARMFLKNPKILILDEATSALDNIVEKEIQAKLDSLMKGRTTVSIAHRLSTIKNADEILVLGANGKGIVQQGTFSQLKNTPGHFKKLYEAGLIDQD
- a CDS encoding ECF transporter S component family protein, with the translated sequence MKTKITIKDITLTGLLTALMVSVALPSYFLAGILNKSIFQLSDIIFFCLLSTISLKILSVSSLSATILIDLFFGGLIYIPFSIIIKVLIFLTVYIFKNYLKWKIVFIIPIAYLHVFWYVLVAYILFDSSVVMVEFITDIIQYSVTVFGAILICSSIQLKAYLKNKNENIASN
- a CDS encoding ABC transporter ATP-binding protein; amino-acid sequence: MICLNGINKKIKNKNILEDVTFTIKENEITAFVGDNGAGKTTTIKAIFGEVKIDSGTIIFEDIDKNKDVAFFPDSNNLSLNITLYEYLYYLSKLYKIESELISSKIIEILELLALKEYSKNIIKTLSAGQKKRIILAGIILQKPKVIIFDEPTSNLDVQGRVELLSLIKKMNEELKITIMITSHIIDELDEIAQNLIIITSGKIVYDSKLKENEKIIDIYSKYANKKVIDSNELIKKMKGDY
- a CDS encoding RelA/SpoT family protein: MMTGEIQTFNYVECRDVEILIKEMKKYIKNEKSIEEVRQAYYFAEDKHKEQKRKNGDPFIIHPLSSAYYLAQWRMGPKTIIAGLLHDVIEDTPVTFDEIEELYGTDVADIVEAVTKVSYFTKENRAQMKAQYLRKLFLSMIRDIRVIIVKIADRMHNLLTLKYMKPEKQKIIAKETLEIYSTIAHRIGMKSAKNILEDYSFEFLDPEEYHRIIALLEEDKEARYQIINDIIQEINSKIETDGSVGSASVYGRSKTIYSIYRKMNVFGKSFQDINDILAIRIITGTIDDCYRILGWIHQMYTPLSGRFKDYIATPKNNLYQSLHTTLANKDGIIFEVQIRTKDMDDIAEHGAAAHWKYKEGEGSVDIATKQREIDKKVDMFTRLMNLEKLAVDGEQSEYEMDVDSLEQEIEETVKSDYLTAMIYILTPDGQVVTLPFGSSVLDFAYKIHTDVGHRTIGAKINGVFSPYNTTLNSGEMVEIQTSNDTEPQDKWLRFVRTSTARKAIENFLAIKKKEEDKKEEITNQKMIRTTKKEIERYIIAHNLKWQVNSFEEMQKKLKVLDYKNIDEFLLSVAKGDFTIPEAVDVVYVSKENLTDIETINDMKTRKYKSNLGRDDLRINGMEKVSCSIAQCCFPIPVENVTSFLSKTKGIQVHRSECVNIVNIRKVRNLLPTEWIVKNTKDKRYNTKIRFLTYDRPGILMDVINVFSSKRINIAEAKIITSEEDFMGKGSMIIETEGVEQLNSTLKTLSEVPGVVKVTRALTSGDNFE
- a CDS encoding adenine phosphoribosyltransferase, whose amino-acid sequence is MDLKKYIYDVENFPIEGVTFKDITPLLNDAQAFKYSVDQMVEYVKEKGANVIVAPEARGFLFASAVAYAAGCRFVLVRKPGKLPREVKDVEYELEYGKGHIQIHKDDLKKGDKVVIVDDVLATGGTMKAIIELVKEDEANINGIVFLADLSFLHEPELFEEYDPRSLLTY